The following are encoded together in the uncultured Sphaerochaeta sp. genome:
- a CDS encoding adenosylcobalamin-dependent ribonucleoside-diphosphate reductase: MSAVKNELNPLGRKIFLDRYALKDVQKETLQVGDVVVAVSNPKTGQREIGVVTELNSGDAITVKLDEGTILHVKREDVDKPLETDPAQMLARVAKGIASQEKPEVRKQWEKEFNWLLEDWKFVPGGRILTGAGTDQNLTYFNCYVIPSPKDSRGGIIASLGQMTEIMSRGGGVGMNISSLRPRHSYVKGVNGRSSGSVSWGGLFSFVTGLIEQGGSRRGALMLILNVWHPDILDFIESKREMGKITNANISVGITDDFMDAVRSDGDWNTYFPDTTDPDYNEKWDGDIEKWKKSGHKVQVYQTMKARKIWDAIVESAWASAEPGVFFIDRYNKMSNSWYYSSIQSTNPCGEQGLPPWGVCNLGSINLSRFVKNKKVNYKDLGRAVRLAVRFLDDVIDDTPYFFEENKRQQQSERRIGLGTMGLADMLIKMELGYGSDESLTFIEELYKFICVEAYAESCDLAKEKGSFSLFDAEKLLESGFMKQMPEEIRQKVREQGLRNVTLLTQAPTGTTGTMVNTSTGIEPYYFWEWERTGRMGTNIERVKVYDDWVKDNPGAKKPDYFVSAMDLAPEGHVKVQAAIQKWVDSSISKTGNTPKEYTIEQTGNLYELLYDLGCKGGTTYRDGSRDTQVLTVKKEEKKEAPVVTRSSEPKPRVRSTVLRGTTYRKATPIGTAYITVNCDGPDPSDIFEVFINVAKVGSDVAADAEGLGRLISLLLRMPSPLTPDQRAQAIISQLSGIGSGRSMGFGRNRVMSLPDAVAQVLQQHIGSTDSDRDASRLPDEEDEDEDVGQLDLGLPASGSSVKPDICPICGNVTFVNIEGCKKCFSCGHSEC; this comes from the coding sequence ATGAGCGCTGTTAAGAATGAATTGAATCCGTTGGGTCGTAAGATTTTCCTTGACCGTTATGCTTTGAAGGACGTACAGAAGGAGACGTTGCAGGTTGGGGATGTCGTGGTTGCTGTGAGCAATCCGAAAACGGGTCAGCGAGAGATTGGTGTGGTTACCGAACTGAACAGCGGGGATGCCATTACCGTCAAGCTCGATGAAGGTACTATCTTGCATGTCAAACGTGAGGATGTTGACAAGCCGCTTGAGACCGACCCAGCACAGATGCTCGCTCGTGTAGCGAAAGGTATTGCTTCCCAAGAGAAGCCGGAGGTTCGAAAGCAATGGGAGAAAGAGTTCAATTGGCTCCTGGAGGACTGGAAGTTCGTCCCTGGAGGCAGGATTCTTACCGGTGCGGGAACGGATCAGAACCTAACTTATTTCAATTGCTACGTGATCCCTTCCCCGAAGGACAGTCGTGGTGGCATCATAGCCTCTTTGGGCCAGATGACCGAAATTATGAGCCGAGGGGGTGGAGTCGGTATGAACATATCATCCCTCAGGCCACGGCACAGCTACGTCAAGGGCGTAAACGGCCGCTCCAGTGGTTCGGTAAGCTGGGGCGGGCTCTTCAGCTTCGTAACCGGCCTGATTGAACAAGGCGGTTCCCGTCGTGGAGCATTGATGTTGATTCTCAATGTCTGGCATCCCGATATTCTCGATTTCATTGAGTCAAAACGGGAAATGGGCAAGATTACCAATGCAAACATCTCTGTCGGAATTACCGACGATTTCATGGATGCAGTACGGAGTGATGGGGATTGGAATACCTATTTCCCTGATACCACCGACCCTGACTATAATGAAAAGTGGGACGGTGATATCGAGAAATGGAAGAAGAGTGGGCATAAGGTTCAGGTGTACCAAACAATGAAGGCACGAAAGATTTGGGATGCCATTGTAGAGAGTGCCTGGGCAAGTGCCGAACCTGGGGTATTCTTTATTGACCGCTATAACAAGATGTCCAACTCCTGGTATTACTCCTCCATCCAGAGCACCAATCCCTGTGGGGAACAGGGACTTCCTCCATGGGGGGTCTGTAACCTTGGATCCATAAACCTGAGTAGGTTTGTGAAGAACAAGAAGGTGAACTACAAGGACCTAGGCAGGGCAGTCCGTTTGGCGGTCCGGTTCCTTGATGATGTCATTGATGATACCCCCTATTTCTTCGAGGAGAACAAGAGGCAACAGCAGAGCGAGCGCCGTATCGGGCTGGGGACCATGGGCCTTGCCGATATGTTGATCAAGATGGAACTTGGTTATGGGAGTGATGAGTCCCTGACTTTTATTGAGGAGCTGTACAAGTTCATCTGCGTTGAAGCTTATGCAGAGAGTTGTGATCTTGCAAAGGAGAAGGGAAGCTTTTCTCTCTTTGATGCTGAGAAGTTGCTTGAGAGTGGCTTCATGAAGCAGATGCCTGAAGAGATCCGCCAGAAAGTCCGTGAACAAGGACTGAGGAATGTCACCCTCCTGACCCAGGCTCCAACTGGAACCACCGGGACGATGGTAAACACCTCCACTGGAATCGAACCCTACTATTTCTGGGAATGGGAGCGAACAGGAAGGATGGGAACGAACATCGAGCGGGTGAAGGTGTATGATGATTGGGTAAAGGATAATCCCGGAGCGAAGAAGCCTGACTACTTTGTCTCTGCTATGGACCTTGCTCCTGAGGGGCATGTCAAGGTACAGGCAGCAATCCAGAAATGGGTCGATTCCTCTATCTCCAAGACAGGCAATACACCAAAGGAATACACGATAGAGCAGACAGGCAATCTCTATGAGTTGCTCTATGACCTTGGTTGCAAGGGGGGTACCACATATCGTGATGGATCACGTGATACACAGGTTTTGACGGTCAAGAAAGAGGAGAAAAAGGAAGCTCCTGTGGTGACCCGTTCCAGTGAACCCAAGCCAAGGGTACGCTCCACAGTTCTGAGGGGAACCACCTACCGAAAGGCCACTCCGATCGGAACGGCTTACATCACTGTAAATTGTGATGGTCCGGACCCGAGTGATATTTTTGAGGTTTTCATCAATGTAGCAAAGGTGGGAAGTGATGTGGCAGCCGATGCGGAGGGACTTGGAAGACTGATCAGCTTGCTGCTTCGCATGCCTTCTCCCCTGACCCCAGACCAGCGTGCCCAGGCGATCATCAGCCAGCTTTCGGGGATCGGAAGTGGCCGCTCCATGGGATTTGGCCGAAACCGGGTAATGAGCCTGCCTGATGCAGTAGCGCAAGTGTTGCAACAGCATATCGGCTCAACAGACTCCGACCGTGATGCCTCCCGTCTTCCTGATGAGGAGGATGAGGATGAAGATGTTGGTCAGCTGGATCTTGGTCTTCCGGCTTCCGGTAGCTCGGTGAAGCCCGATATCTGCCCAATCTGCGGTAATGTCACTTTTGTGAATATCGAAGGTTGCAAGAAATGTTTCTCTTGTGGCCATAGTGAGTGTTGA
- the gdhA gene encoding NADP-specific glutamate dehydrogenase encodes MYTLESVMKELERKNPAEPEFIQAVSEVVESVLDVVNENPVYEKHRILERMTEPDRVYTFRVEWEDDEGNLQVNRGYRVQFNNAIGPYKGGLRFHSSVTLGTLKFLGFEQTLKNSLTTLPMGGGKGGSDFNPRGKSDSEILRFCRSFMTELQKYIGPETDVPAGDIGVGAREIGFLYGQYKRIKGENTGVLTGKGLGFGGSLVRPEATGYGTMYFAQAMLETHQDSLEGKRVSLSGFGNVAWGAAMKATELGAKVVAISGPDGYIYDEEGVGTPEKWAFMQYLRSSNNDVVAPYAERFGAKFVAGKKPWEVPVDLAFPCAIQNELDMEDAKSLVANGVKYVVETSNMGCTADAATYFIEQRIPYAPGKAANAGGVAVSGLEMSQNAMHLSWSAEEVDEKLKGIMGKIHQSCILEGKEDDGYINYVKGANIAGFKKVADTMVQLGY; translated from the coding sequence AGAGAAAGAATCCCGCCGAACCTGAGTTTATCCAGGCAGTCAGCGAGGTGGTGGAGAGTGTCCTCGACGTGGTCAATGAGAATCCTGTATATGAAAAGCATCGGATTCTCGAGAGAATGACCGAACCCGACCGGGTGTACACCTTTCGAGTCGAGTGGGAGGATGATGAAGGAAATCTTCAAGTAAATCGTGGATATCGTGTTCAATTCAATAATGCTATCGGGCCTTATAAGGGAGGTCTCCGTTTTCACTCCAGTGTTACCCTCGGTACACTGAAGTTCCTTGGTTTTGAACAGACACTGAAGAACAGCCTTACCACACTCCCCATGGGTGGTGGCAAGGGCGGTAGTGATTTCAATCCACGTGGCAAGAGCGATAGCGAAATACTCCGCTTTTGTCGTTCTTTCATGACTGAGTTACAGAAATATATCGGCCCTGAGACAGATGTACCTGCTGGGGATATTGGAGTAGGAGCTCGTGAGATTGGTTTCCTCTATGGACAATATAAGCGTATCAAGGGCGAGAATACGGGCGTCCTGACCGGTAAGGGTCTTGGCTTTGGTGGGTCCCTGGTTCGTCCTGAGGCTACAGGCTATGGAACCATGTACTTTGCCCAGGCTATGCTTGAGACACACCAGGATAGCTTGGAAGGGAAACGAGTTTCACTCAGTGGGTTTGGGAACGTGGCTTGGGGAGCTGCCATGAAGGCGACTGAATTGGGAGCCAAGGTTGTGGCAATCAGTGGCCCTGATGGGTATATCTATGACGAAGAGGGAGTAGGTACTCCTGAGAAGTGGGCCTTCATGCAGTATCTGCGTTCTTCGAACAATGATGTGGTTGCCCCCTATGCTGAACGATTTGGAGCGAAATTTGTTGCAGGAAAGAAGCCTTGGGAAGTCCCTGTTGATCTTGCATTTCCTTGTGCCATCCAGAATGAGTTGGATATGGAAGATGCAAAATCACTCGTTGCGAATGGGGTCAAATACGTTGTTGAGACTTCAAATATGGGTTGTACGGCTGATGCAGCAACATACTTCATTGAGCAGCGTATTCCCTATGCTCCAGGTAAGGCAGCCAATGCAGGAGGTGTTGCTGTCAGTGGACTTGAAATGAGTCAGAATGCCATGCATCTTTCCTGGAGCGCTGAAGAGGTCGATGAGAAGTTGAAGGGTATCATGGGGAAAATCCATCAATCATGCATCTTGGAAGGCAAGGAAGATGATGGGTATATCAACTATGTGAAGGGAGCTAATATTGCTGGCTTCAAGAAAGTTGCCGATACCATGGTGCAACTCGGCTATTAA